The following are encoded in a window of Microbacterium sp. LWO13-1.2 genomic DNA:
- a CDS encoding glycosyl hydrolase codes for MSTAIAPLRFGANYTPRSEWMHAWMSLDLDEVRRDFAALADLGLDHVRIFPLWTVLQPNRTLVRAEAVEDVRAVVDIAAEFGLDASVDVIQGHLSSFDFVPSWLFTWHDKNMFTHPDALSGQVALVERLGARLGDAGNFLGFTLGNETNQFSAKTHPSPWPVTEAEAANWITTLLDAAQKAAPAQQHVHSEYDAAWYMDGHGFTPALASRLGAMSTVHSWIFNGTAQRYGGRSVASDRHAEYMIELARGFATDPDRAIWLQEVGAPSNCLTPEETPDFLEATVRSAARTENLWGVTWWCSHDVSRSLADFPELEYTLGLVDQDGAAKPIGRRFAEIIPELRERQPAPPRPLGIVVEVDENETPISRAAMSPGGSIFQAWVDACTAGVDPAIVTSLDADKPEVLAARGITELVRPALSGEDYTSQNTVV; via the coding sequence ATGTCGACCGCGATCGCCCCACTGCGCTTCGGCGCGAACTACACGCCACGCTCCGAGTGGATGCACGCGTGGATGTCGCTGGATCTCGATGAGGTGCGTCGCGACTTCGCCGCCCTCGCCGACCTGGGCCTCGACCACGTGCGGATCTTCCCGCTGTGGACGGTCCTGCAGCCGAACCGCACGCTGGTCCGCGCCGAAGCCGTCGAGGACGTCCGTGCCGTGGTCGACATCGCCGCGGAGTTCGGACTCGACGCGAGCGTCGATGTCATCCAGGGTCACCTCTCGAGCTTCGACTTCGTCCCGTCCTGGTTGTTCACCTGGCACGACAAGAACATGTTCACGCACCCCGACGCCCTCAGCGGGCAGGTCGCCCTCGTCGAGCGGCTGGGCGCACGGCTCGGGGACGCCGGGAACTTCCTCGGTTTCACTCTCGGCAACGAGACGAACCAGTTCTCGGCGAAGACGCACCCGTCTCCGTGGCCGGTCACCGAGGCCGAGGCCGCGAACTGGATCACGACGCTTCTGGATGCGGCGCAGAAGGCCGCGCCCGCACAGCAGCACGTGCACAGCGAATACGACGCCGCCTGGTACATGGACGGGCACGGCTTCACGCCGGCACTCGCCTCGCGCCTCGGCGCGATGAGCACGGTGCACTCGTGGATCTTCAACGGCACAGCGCAGCGCTACGGCGGACGCTCGGTGGCGTCGGATCGGCATGCCGAGTACATGATCGAGCTGGCGCGGGGCTTCGCCACCGATCCCGATCGCGCGATCTGGCTGCAAGAGGTCGGCGCCCCTTCGAACTGCCTGACGCCCGAAGAGACGCCGGACTTCCTCGAGGCCACCGTGCGCTCGGCAGCCCGCACCGAGAATCTCTGGGGCGTCACCTGGTGGTGCTCCCACGACGTCAGCCGATCCCTGGCCGACTTCCCGGAGCTGGAGTACACGCTCGGCCTCGTCGATCAGGACGGCGCGGCGAAGCCGATCGGCCGTCGCTTCGCCGAGATCATCCCCGAACTGCGCGAACGGCAGCCCGCGCCGCCCCGTCCGCTCGGCATCGTCGTCGAGGTCGATGAGAACGAGACGCCGATCAGTCGCGCGGCGATGAGCCCTGGCGGTTCGATCTTCCAGGCGTGGGTGGATGCCTGCACGGCCGGCGTCGACCCGGCCATCGTCACGTCGCTGGATGCCGACAAGCCCGAGGTGCTCGCGGCACGCGGCATCACCGAGCTCGTCCGCCCCGCGCTCAGCGGCGAGGACTACACGTCGCAGAACACCGTCGTCTGA
- a CDS encoding extracellular solute-binding protein codes for MKIRTTAAAGIAVAASLVLAGCTGGAPAPAGGDGEIKGEIDFQTWSLKNDKFTPYFEDVIDAFEKENPGTTVNWIDQPADGYEDKILQQAESGELPDVINLPPEYAYALAEAGQLLDLGGASDVIDDYVDGGVAAYTYDGIDGSFGFPWYLGTELNYWNKALLAKGGVDATPTTFEETLDAAEKLAAVGIQTISDVPSPKSLQIMVTDGGGTQSVYKDGEFGFDTPEAEAIIERYAELYKAGAISPEALQNAGTANANINNFNKGTVAWATAGPNYIDKDIAVNAPTLLPDVDVTNGFGNPPLFVQGISVSANSTNSATALAFAEFLTNTSNQIEFVKLATGFFPGTKAANEDPSAFAETAQNEMQAVANELAASQMNDAQLIGAPQFTEAMETFAKQQIALAVKGEISAKEALQKSVEYAEQNVVG; via the coding sequence ATGAAGATTCGTACGACGGCCGCCGCGGGCATTGCGGTTGCGGCATCCCTCGTTCTCGCCGGATGCACCGGAGGCGCTCCGGCGCCTGCGGGCGGCGATGGTGAGATCAAGGGTGAGATCGACTTCCAGACCTGGTCTCTGAAGAACGACAAGTTCACTCCCTACTTCGAGGACGTCATCGACGCGTTCGAGAAGGAGAACCCCGGCACGACGGTGAACTGGATCGACCAGCCGGCCGACGGCTACGAGGACAAGATCCTGCAGCAGGCCGAATCCGGCGAGCTGCCCGACGTCATCAACCTTCCGCCGGAGTACGCGTACGCTCTCGCCGAGGCCGGACAGCTGCTCGACCTCGGCGGCGCATCCGACGTGATCGACGACTACGTCGACGGCGGTGTCGCGGCGTACACCTACGACGGCATCGACGGTTCGTTCGGGTTCCCGTGGTACCTGGGCACCGAGCTCAACTACTGGAACAAGGCGCTGCTCGCGAAGGGCGGCGTCGACGCGACGCCGACTACTTTCGAGGAGACCCTCGATGCTGCCGAGAAGCTCGCCGCAGTCGGCATCCAGACGATCTCGGATGTGCCGAGCCCGAAGTCGCTGCAGATCATGGTCACCGATGGCGGAGGCACTCAGAGCGTCTACAAGGACGGGGAGTTCGGCTTCGACACTCCCGAGGCTGAGGCGATCATCGAGCGCTATGCCGAGCTCTACAAGGCGGGAGCGATCTCGCCGGAGGCCCTGCAGAACGCCGGCACTGCGAACGCCAACATCAACAACTTCAACAAGGGCACCGTCGCTTGGGCGACCGCCGGGCCGAACTACATCGACAAGGACATCGCCGTGAACGCGCCGACGCTCCTGCCTGACGTCGACGTCACCAACGGCTTCGGCAACCCGCCGCTGTTCGTGCAGGGGATCAGCGTGTCGGCGAACTCCACCAACTCCGCAACAGCCCTTGCCTTCGCCGAGTTCCTCACGAACACCTCGAACCAGATCGAGTTCGTCAAGCTCGCCACCGGCTTCTTCCCCGGAACCAAGGCGGCGAATGAGGACCCCTCTGCGTTCGCTGAGACGGCTCAGAACGAGATGCAGGCCGTCGCGAACGAGCTCGCCGCCTCGCAGATGAACGACGCTCAGCTCATCGGCGCCCCGCAGTTCACTGAGGCGATGGAGACCTTCGCCAAACAGCAGATCGCCCTGGCGGTCAAGGGTGAGATCTCCGCCAAGGAGGCGCTGCAGAAGTCCGTCGAGTACGCGGAGCAGAACGTCGTCGGCTGA
- a CDS encoding sugar ABC transporter permease, which translates to MRHQRWYTPYLLILPGVIWVFVFALWPFVNTIGLAFTDARPLRPAEFVGLANFAKLFEDERFAYALTTSLVYVVVCVPLLTFIPLLLALLVHAKIPAIGFFRTTFYFPVIASAVVVAIVWEFLFSGSGTVNSALSFFGLIDRPIEFLSDRWLLIGCAIGLTVWKGLGYYMVVYLAALGNVGRELHEAAAMDGAGRWRRFWSVTVPGVRGPMMLVSVLVCVGAMRVFTELYVLSNGSGGPGGRAMSMVMLIQSMGKGLNGQVGYASAISLVLFLFTLVPLAIVGILNNSDAIKEALSSRRAGKAAKAARLSVAEGAVR; encoded by the coding sequence ATGAGACATCAACGCTGGTACACGCCGTATCTGCTCATCCTCCCCGGTGTGATCTGGGTATTCGTGTTCGCCCTGTGGCCGTTCGTGAACACGATCGGACTCGCGTTCACGGATGCCCGGCCCCTTCGTCCCGCGGAGTTCGTCGGGCTCGCGAACTTTGCGAAGCTGTTCGAGGATGAGCGATTCGCGTACGCGCTGACGACGTCGCTGGTCTACGTCGTCGTGTGCGTGCCACTGCTCACCTTCATCCCGCTCCTGCTGGCGCTGCTGGTGCACGCCAAGATCCCGGCGATCGGGTTCTTCCGCACGACGTTCTACTTCCCGGTGATCGCCTCAGCGGTCGTCGTCGCGATCGTGTGGGAGTTCCTCTTCTCGGGCAGTGGAACCGTCAACTCGGCGCTGAGCTTCTTCGGCCTCATTGATCGACCGATCGAGTTCCTCTCCGATCGCTGGCTGCTGATCGGATGTGCGATCGGGCTGACGGTCTGGAAGGGCCTGGGTTACTACATGGTGGTCTACCTCGCCGCCCTCGGGAATGTCGGCCGCGAGCTGCACGAGGCAGCCGCGATGGACGGGGCAGGGCGGTGGCGCCGGTTCTGGTCGGTCACTGTTCCCGGCGTGCGCGGGCCGATGATGCTCGTCTCCGTGCTGGTATGCGTCGGCGCGATGCGGGTCTTCACGGAGCTCTACGTGCTCTCCAACGGTTCCGGCGGTCCCGGCGGTAGGGCCATGAGCATGGTGATGCTCATCCAATCGATGGGCAAGGGGCTCAACGGGCAGGTGGGCTATGCATCTGCGATCTCGCTCGTGCTGTTCCTGTTCACGCTGGTGCCGCTGGCGATCGTCGGCATCCTGAACAACAGTGATGCGATCAAAGAAGCGCTGTCGTCCAGGCGGGCAGGGAAGGCCGCGAAGGCCGCTCGCCTCTCGGTCGCAGAGGGAGCCGTCCGATGA
- a CDS encoding carbohydrate ABC transporter permease: MSVTKAAGDVKLPRDKPYRTRGSADIMKPSLPGLIGKYALLLVVLAVMVFPFLWQMSTSFKGATENIYDFPPSLIPTAPTLDNYAEVFRTIPVLDYAWHSLLVGVGTVITNVVFATIGGYALGTMKFRFKWVFLAIFFSTLLLPGEVTLTSQYLTVKSLGLANTLWGVFLPGAIAAINILLMMAACRMIPADTLAAATIDGANTMQRLRHIVWPNVRGMVSVVALFAFIGAWDDFLWPLVVLSDPANYTLTVGMQYLSSNFAANPRVIAAGTMIALVPIIVLFAVLQKQFFKGVEEGSVKG; encoded by the coding sequence ATGAGCGTCACGAAGGCCGCCGGCGACGTGAAGCTGCCGAGGGACAAGCCGTACCGCACGCGGGGCTCCGCCGACATCATGAAGCCGTCGCTTCCCGGGCTCATCGGCAAGTACGCGTTGCTGCTCGTCGTGCTCGCCGTCATGGTGTTCCCGTTCCTCTGGCAGATGTCGACCTCTTTCAAGGGCGCGACGGAGAACATCTACGACTTCCCACCATCGCTGATCCCGACGGCTCCCACTCTGGACAACTACGCCGAGGTGTTCCGCACCATTCCGGTGCTCGACTACGCGTGGCACTCCCTGCTCGTCGGCGTCGGAACCGTGATCACCAACGTCGTCTTCGCGACGATCGGCGGCTATGCGCTGGGCACCATGAAGTTCCGATTCAAATGGGTCTTCCTGGCGATCTTCTTCTCGACGCTGCTGCTTCCCGGCGAGGTCACGCTGACCAGCCAGTACCTCACGGTGAAGTCGCTCGGGCTCGCCAACACCCTCTGGGGCGTGTTCCTGCCCGGTGCGATCGCGGCGATCAACATCCTGCTGATGATGGCGGCCTGCCGGATGATCCCGGCGGACACCCTGGCCGCGGCCACGATCGACGGCGCCAACACGATGCAGCGACTGCGCCACATCGTCTGGCCGAACGTGCGTGGCATGGTGTCCGTCGTTGCGCTGTTCGCCTTCATCGGCGCATGGGACGACTTCCTGTGGCCGCTGGTCGTGCTCTCGGATCCGGCGAACTACACCCTCACCGTCGGCATGCAGTATCTCAGCTCGAACTTCGCCGCCAATCCTCGAGTGATCGCGGCAGGAACGATGATCGCTCTGGTGCCGATCATCGTGCTGTTCGCGGTGCTGCAGAAGCAGTTCTTCAAGGGCGTCGAGGAAGGAAGCGTCAAGGGATGA
- a CDS encoding family 20 glycosylhydrolase, producing the protein MTDPTDAEAGGLEWLALPQPTTAALTGGEWRPSSVLVATDVPEFAAEAARLERELAALGIPRGDGAVIRLRTGEPIGEAFRLTVGDDVEVVAGAPVGVFRATRQLLHNLRAQGAVPQGRVQSAPAVEERGFHLDAARKYFPADWMVDLLHALADVGINSFQWHLSENEGFRIGSDAFPEIVSAQHATRDEARRVADAAADLHIDLVPSLDMPGHLRHALAAHPEFRLAAAGGLETDHALDIANEDAVRFAQALIDDIAPLFPRSTSWNLGGDEFVDFARIHEYPALVTAARERYGADATGFDLLTVFVNRISAHLRSRGFDPRVWNDGMLRSSAVELDRETVLTWWTNWHAEMRPLADAIASSHGLVNFNDSLFYYVLGEKAGYEYPTSERIWGADWHPGLFPSLPGGVVQEIPAPYPAQLIGVAFSVWSDAEEAQTPQEVAAGIRRPLRAMAERAWNGGSSVTHDAFCTIDVQIGLYA; encoded by the coding sequence ATGACGGATCCGACGGATGCCGAGGCGGGCGGTCTTGAATGGCTCGCCCTCCCGCAGCCGACGACAGCCGCTCTGACCGGAGGGGAATGGCGGCCCTCGTCGGTCCTCGTCGCCACCGACGTTCCGGAGTTCGCCGCGGAGGCGGCACGTCTGGAGCGCGAACTCGCGGCGCTCGGTATTCCGCGGGGCGACGGCGCAGTCATCCGACTGCGCACAGGCGAGCCCATCGGTGAGGCGTTCCGGCTCACCGTTGGCGACGACGTCGAGGTTGTCGCGGGGGCCCCGGTCGGGGTGTTCCGAGCGACGCGCCAGCTGCTGCACAACCTGCGCGCCCAGGGTGCTGTGCCGCAGGGTCGTGTGCAATCGGCGCCGGCGGTCGAGGAGCGGGGCTTCCACCTCGACGCGGCGCGGAAGTACTTTCCAGCGGACTGGATGGTCGACCTGCTGCATGCCCTCGCGGATGTGGGGATCAACAGCTTCCAGTGGCATCTCTCCGAGAACGAGGGCTTCAGGATCGGCTCCGACGCCTTCCCGGAGATCGTGTCGGCGCAGCATGCCACGCGCGACGAGGCGCGGCGGGTGGCGGACGCTGCCGCTGACCTCCACATCGATCTCGTGCCATCGCTCGACATGCCAGGGCATCTCCGGCATGCCCTGGCCGCGCACCCGGAGTTCCGGTTGGCGGCCGCAGGTGGACTCGAGACCGACCACGCGCTGGATATCGCCAACGAGGATGCGGTGCGTTTCGCCCAGGCGCTGATCGACGACATCGCCCCGCTCTTCCCGCGCAGTACCAGCTGGAACCTCGGTGGCGACGAGTTCGTCGACTTCGCCCGGATCCACGAGTATCCGGCTCTGGTGACGGCCGCGCGCGAGCGGTATGGGGCGGACGCCACCGGGTTCGATCTGCTCACCGTGTTCGTGAATCGCATCAGCGCGCATCTGCGCTCGCGCGGGTTCGATCCTCGCGTGTGGAATGACGGGATGCTGCGCAGCAGCGCCGTGGAACTCGACCGTGAGACCGTCCTCACGTGGTGGACGAACTGGCACGCTGAGATGCGACCGCTCGCGGACGCCATCGCTTCCTCGCACGGGCTCGTGAACTTCAACGATTCCCTCTTCTACTACGTGCTCGGTGAGAAGGCCGGGTACGAGTATCCGACGAGCGAACGGATCTGGGGCGCCGACTGGCATCCGGGGCTCTTCCCGTCCCTTCCCGGTGGCGTGGTGCAGGAGATCCCCGCTCCGTACCCTGCGCAGCTGATCGGGGTGGCCTTCTCGGTCTGGTCCGATGCCGAGGAGGCGCAGACGCCGCAGGAGGTCGCCGCAGGCATCCGCCGGCCCCTCCGTGCGATGGCCGAGCGGGCGTGGAATGGCGGGAGTAGTGTGACGCACGACGCATTTTGCACAATCGATGTGCAAATTGGTCTTTACGCGTGA